The following coding sequences lie in one Pontibacter sp. G13 genomic window:
- a CDS encoding aminotransferase class III-fold pyridoxal phosphate-dependent enzyme codes for MTRPSQILTDPAQLASQYFGISGISHPLPGEFDLNARITQPDGSCFLLKVAPIQQTQEELEMQHQLLHAAGHHPALQQTPKPISALDGASFVRIPWEDGSERFLRMLTWLPGRLWASVHPQTPKLRRQLGRICGSMVQALSQVEHAGLERPFLWDVKQMDWVEQEVGRFSGERHQLISRALENYRQQVVPQGNLLRTGPIHNDANDYNVVVSESLTDPEVIGLIDFGDAIHSWQVAELAVAGTYAIMGLDDPLEGMRDLVRGFHEAFPLQEPELKALHGLVGARLVLSLTHSTKNMAERPDNEYLQISAKPAWELLEKWLAIPPYLAEAAFREICGFEPAPNREQYDAWLKAATPEFGPLFDPNWKVEELPIWDLSVGSWDLGLREHVEDDQLLQQRYDAFLRERKAKGAIGRYDETRSIYTADHYLVDGNEGPIWRSVHLGLDIFLPAETLVMAPLAGVVHSVKDNAGHRDYGPTIILRHEQEGVVFYTLYGHLSKKTLTHLKPGHLVQRGDTIGWLGALPENGHWPPHLHFQIMLDDLGGDGDFPGVCFPHHRNVWTSLCPNPQAWFALPQQIQAGSIDPPEAMMPRRQTAIGYGLSVSYRDPLHMLQASGPYLYDHTGRRYLDTVNNVPHVGHQHPQVVHAAQRQLEVLNTNTRYLHETLLAYAEELAATLPDPLSVVHFVNSGSEANELALRMAQTYSGAKDMVVLETGYHGNTTGCVAVSSYKFDGKGGQGAEDHIHVVPMPDPYRGPYRGNTPESAQQYAEHVGTAIENMQRGGKQLAGFIHETILSCGGQIVPPEGYLKSAYEYVRAAGGICIADEVQTGMGRVGDAFWSFELQGVVPDIVTMGKPIGNGHPLGAVVCTPEVARAFANGMEYFNTFGGNPVSSTIGREVLRIVQSENLQAHARQVGEFLLTGLRDLQAKYPIIGDVRGHGLFLGFELVKDPETFEPAAEETAYLANTMRRRGILMSTDGPLYNVIKIKPPLAFGLDHAQYLLEQLDLVLHHDVFKR; via the coding sequence ATGACCCGTCCTTCACAGATTTTGACCGATCCCGCTCAACTGGCCTCCCAGTATTTTGGCATTTCAGGAATCTCCCATCCGCTTCCCGGAGAGTTTGACCTCAATGCCCGTATCACCCAACCCGATGGGAGCTGCTTTCTGCTCAAGGTCGCGCCCATTCAGCAGACTCAAGAGGAGTTGGAGATGCAGCATCAACTGCTCCACGCGGCCGGCCACCATCCTGCCCTCCAACAAACTCCCAAGCCCATTTCAGCACTTGATGGAGCTTCCTTTGTCCGGATTCCGTGGGAAGATGGCTCCGAGCGATTTCTGCGAATGCTCACATGGCTTCCCGGAAGATTGTGGGCTTCTGTCCATCCGCAAACTCCCAAACTCAGGCGGCAGCTCGGGCGGATTTGTGGTAGCATGGTTCAGGCCTTGTCGCAAGTGGAACATGCAGGGTTGGAGCGACCGTTCTTGTGGGACGTCAAGCAGATGGATTGGGTCGAGCAAGAGGTTGGCCGCTTTTCGGGTGAACGGCATCAGCTCATTTCCCGTGCGCTGGAGAATTATCGTCAACAGGTCGTTCCGCAGGGAAATCTGCTCAGGACAGGACCCATTCACAATGACGCCAATGATTACAATGTCGTGGTGTCCGAGTCTCTTACTGATCCGGAAGTGATAGGGTTGATCGATTTTGGAGATGCGATTCATTCATGGCAAGTAGCCGAATTGGCCGTGGCAGGGACCTATGCCATCATGGGATTGGATGATCCGCTTGAGGGGATGCGGGATTTGGTCCGCGGATTTCACGAAGCTTTTCCCCTTCAGGAACCAGAACTGAAAGCGCTGCATGGATTGGTCGGAGCAAGATTGGTGCTCTCATTGACCCACTCCACCAAAAACATGGCCGAGCGCCCCGACAATGAATACCTGCAGATCTCTGCCAAGCCCGCTTGGGAATTGCTCGAAAAGTGGCTGGCGATTCCTCCCTATCTAGCTGAAGCTGCTTTCAGGGAAATCTGTGGATTCGAACCCGCGCCCAATCGCGAGCAATACGATGCCTGGCTGAAAGCGGCGACTCCGGAATTTGGGCCATTATTCGATCCCAACTGGAAGGTGGAGGAATTGCCTATTTGGGACTTGTCGGTGGGAAGTTGGGATCTGGGACTTCGGGAGCATGTGGAGGATGACCAATTACTTCAACAGCGATACGATGCTTTTTTGCGGGAGCGAAAAGCCAAAGGCGCGATTGGGAGATACGACGAAACGCGCAGCATCTACACGGCCGACCATTATCTCGTCGATGGAAATGAAGGCCCCATCTGGCGAAGCGTACATCTGGGGTTGGATATTTTTCTTCCCGCTGAAACGCTCGTGATGGCACCACTGGCAGGTGTGGTACATTCGGTGAAGGACAATGCTGGGCATCGGGACTATGGACCCACAATCATATTGCGCCATGAGCAGGAAGGGGTGGTTTTCTATACCCTGTATGGACATTTGAGTAAAAAAACGCTGACCCATCTGAAGCCGGGGCATTTGGTGCAGCGTGGAGATACCATCGGTTGGCTCGGCGCCCTTCCCGAAAATGGACATTGGCCGCCGCATCTTCATTTTCAGATCATGCTGGATGATTTGGGGGGAGATGGCGATTTCCCCGGGGTGTGTTTTCCCCATCATCGGAACGTCTGGACCAGCCTCTGTCCCAACCCTCAAGCGTGGTTTGCGCTGCCTCAGCAGATTCAGGCTGGGTCCATTGACCCGCCAGAAGCCATGATGCCGCGCAGGCAAACTGCCATTGGATATGGATTGAGCGTTTCCTATCGGGACCCGCTCCACATGCTCCAAGCCAGCGGGCCGTATCTCTACGACCATACCGGAAGGCGTTATCTCGACACCGTCAACAATGTTCCCCATGTGGGGCATCAACATCCCCAAGTGGTCCACGCTGCACAGCGCCAGTTGGAAGTACTGAACACCAATACTCGCTATTTGCACGAAACCCTATTGGCCTATGCGGAAGAATTGGCGGCTACCTTGCCCGATCCGCTTTCTGTCGTCCATTTTGTCAATAGCGGTTCGGAAGCCAATGAATTGGCACTGCGAATGGCCCAGACGTACTCGGGAGCCAAAGATATGGTGGTGTTGGAAACGGGATACCACGGCAACACCACGGGCTGTGTGGCGGTCAGTTCCTACAAGTTTGATGGGAAAGGCGGTCAAGGTGCTGAGGATCATATTCATGTAGTGCCAATGCCTGATCCCTACCGTGGGCCCTATCGGGGAAATACACCAGAATCTGCCCAGCAATACGCCGAGCATGTGGGGACGGCCATCGAAAACATGCAGCGCGGAGGGAAACAGTTGGCAGGATTCATCCATGAAACGATCCTGAGCTGTGGCGGGCAGATTGTGCCTCCTGAGGGGTATCTGAAATCCGCTTACGAATATGTCCGAGCGGCGGGGGGAATCTGTATCGCGGATGAAGTGCAGACTGGCATGGGGAGAGTAGGGGATGCGTTTTGGTCCTTTGAATTGCAGGGCGTTGTACCGGATATTGTCACGATGGGCAAACCCATCGGTAATGGCCATCCCCTGGGCGCTGTGGTCTGTACGCCGGAAGTGGCGCGCGCCTTTGCCAATGGCATGGAATACTTCAATACGTTTGGAGGAAATCCCGTCTCCAGCACCATCGGGCGCGAAGTACTGCGAATCGTCCAATCGGAAAATCTCCAAGCTCACGCTCGGCAAGTCGGTGAATTCCTGCTAACGGGTCTTCGGGATTTGCAGGCAAAATATCCCATCATCGGGGATGTCCGTGGCCATGGCTTGTTTCTGGGGTTTGAGCTGGTCAAAGATCCCGAGACGTTCGAACCTGCTGCGGAAGAAACCGCCTATCTCGCCAATACCATGCGCCGACGTGGCATTTTGATGAGTACCGACGGCCCCCTCTACAATGTCATCAAGATCAAGCCACCCTTGGCATTTGGTTTGGATCATGCCCAGTATCTCCTCGAACAACTTGACCTCGTGCTGCACCATGATGTGTTCAAACGATAA
- a CDS encoding COR domain-containing protein — translation MSELALQKIRENQQTKHPHLSLARTGLREIPAELFECVWLKSLVLGDWEYDEEEDRWKEVWKEPVNIIEYIPDGIANLVDLELLDISGKTLLKYPYNNAFPLGALSNLKTLRLRNSHLEDLSFLVHLSKLHTLILSRTRIRDIEHLKNLTKISTLNFSRTQVQDIEPIKNLSNISTLNFSGTQVQDIQPIKNLTNITELYFWDTSVKDIEPIKNLSNISNLNFLNTQVKDIEPIKNLTNISTLIFRDTPVKDIEPIKNLSKISNLNFSNTQVKDIKPIQNLSNISKLQFSGTQVQDIEPIKNLSKISNLNFSNTGVKDIEPIKNLTNISTLIFWDTPVKDIEPIKNLSKISILDFSRTLVKDIEPIQNLSKISILDFSGTQVQDIQPIKNLTNISNLNFSNTQVKDIEPIKNLTKMSTLHFWGTQVQDIGPILELPLLRSLHVPTFYVSKHTSSEILPSLQELATPTTAINSDTQNIFPNETLLEALQLDQLNSLEFLVPILTNPVRPLDLRYANEFRGYADYRSITIYNQPILHPPLEIVQEGREAFLSYFEALEAGRNTVYEARMLIIGEAGAGKTTFARKICDARAPMPQEDSDTTRGIDVTTEIFQTEQDADIQMHIWDFGGQEVYHGIHQLFLSKRALYVMLLDGRIEENPHYWLQAQELLGGTSPLLMVLNEKGDIRQNPAFGEWQSEYPNFKEHKQVNLGTDIRQIEALQTSIESYIRELPHIKHGQVWPQAWVKVREALYGYKARKKFISHDRYVEICENHGVTKVSHQEVLLAFLHDLGNVLHFDQDNLRDKVFLDIQWVLDCIYRVLDHTKKQQRAGYFTKADLAGIWGQSVRKQHFDMMLNLMEIRGLELCFRVSGKDQFIVPELLPADQPNSYQWEPGEQELSLRYTYQFMPKGIVPRLIVKLHTFLLEEDLIWKRGAVFARESAIAEVRENQRDRHIYIRVKGQNCKELLTILVQHLDQIHKDFHFSEKMSVDKEIPCNCQKCKQKINPQYYFRKKDLDRRIELKKSTIECNHSCDSVTVKSLIHETFYFDNTYRSFERPDSLNQINYIQQLVSDGNLDEALIQLEKASKGTSASTVASQLRGQYETLKKQVIVDTLPFEESTRRENQIRQSLLDTLTGLSQSHPDRMDQEVYPNPPIPDPLQSRRRPPALPEDYVHSSPQPPQKTSAPNVNITYNIRGDVHNLSANNQGDTHQSQTQVSIEIQIQQQVAQLQELVDVATTQHLLSEDAQEELGEILEEIKDSPQPDSAKDTKRWKRWLNRALKAGHKFMADRLAKGLDTGISESLKKWLQDGGLQLLEKFIQQLG, via the coding sequence ATGTCCGAATTGGCCCTCCAAAAGATCCGTGAGAATCAGCAGACCAAACATCCACACCTCAGCCTCGCCCGTACAGGCCTTCGAGAAATACCAGCGGAACTCTTTGAGTGTGTGTGGTTGAAGTCACTGGTGTTGGGAGATTGGGAGTATGACGAGGAGGAGGATCGGTGGAAAGAGGTATGGAAAGAACCAGTCAATATAATTGAATATATCCCCGACGGGATCGCGAATCTTGTCGATCTGGAATTGCTTGACATTTCAGGAAAAACCTTATTGAAATATCCATACAATAATGCCTTCCCGTTGGGAGCGTTGAGCAACTTAAAAACCCTGAGACTGAGAAATTCCCACCTAGAAGACCTATCCTTCCTTGTTCATCTTTCCAAGCTTCATACATTAATTCTATCAAGAACACGAATTAGAGACATTGAGCACCTTAAAAATCTCACTAAAATCTCCACACTTAACTTTTCCAGAACCCAAGTTCAGGACATTGAACCGATCAAAAACCTATCGAACATCTCAACTCTCAACTTTTCCGGTACCCAAGTTCAGGACATTCAGCCGATCAAAAATCTCACAAATATCACGGAACTTTACTTTTGGGATACCTCAGTAAAGGACATTGAGCCTATCAAAAACCTCTCGAACATCTCAAATCTTAACTTCTTAAATACCCAAGTAAAGGACATTGAGCCCATCAAAAATCTCACAAACATCTCAACACTTATTTTTAGGGATACCCCAGTAAAGGACATTGAGCCCATCAAAAACCTATCGAAAATCTCAAATCTTAACTTCTCAAATACCCAAGTAAAGGACATTAAGCCGATTCAAAACCTCTCGAATATCTCAAAACTTCAATTTTCGGGTACCCAAGTACAGGACATTGAACCTATCAAAAACCTATCGAAAATCTCAAATCTTAACTTCTCAAATACCGGAGTAAAGGACATTGAGCCCATCAAAAATCTCACAAACATCTCAACACTTATTTTTTGGGATACCCCAGTAAAGGACATTGAGCCGATCAAAAACCTCTCGAAAATCTCAATTCTTGACTTTTCCAGAACCCTAGTAAAGGACATTGAGCCGATTCAAAACCTCTCGAAAATCTCAATTCTTGACTTTTCGGGTACCCAAGTTCAGGACATTCAGCCCATCAAAAACCTCACTAACATCTCAAATCTTAACTTCTCAAATACCCAAGTAAAGGACATTGAGCCCATCAAAAATCTCACTAAAATGTCAACACTTCACTTTTGGGGTACCCAAGTTCAGGACATTGGACCGATTTTGGAATTACCGCTTCTGAGATCACTCCATGTTCCCACATTTTACGTCTCCAAACATACTTCCTCAGAAATTTTGCCCAGCCTCCAAGAACTAGCTACCCCTACAACTGCAATAAATTCTGATACTCAGAACATCTTCCCAAACGAAACACTGTTAGAAGCGCTTCAGCTTGACCAGCTCAATTCGCTCGAATTCCTGGTACCGATCCTAACTAATCCTGTGAGGCCGCTGGATTTACGCTATGCGAATGAATTCAGAGGATATGCCGATTACCGCTCGATTACCATCTACAACCAACCCATCCTCCACCCACCCCTCGAAATTGTTCAAGAAGGTCGCGAGGCGTTCCTCAGCTATTTTGAGGCGCTTGAAGCTGGTCGCAATACCGTGTATGAGGCCCGCATGTTGATCATCGGAGAAGCCGGAGCTGGGAAAACGACCTTTGCGCGCAAGATCTGTGATGCTCGAGCCCCCATGCCCCAGGAAGATTCAGACACGACTCGTGGGATCGATGTGACCACCGAAATATTCCAAACCGAGCAGGATGCTGATATTCAAATGCATATCTGGGATTTTGGCGGGCAAGAGGTGTATCATGGGATTCATCAACTGTTTCTCTCCAAGCGGGCCTTGTATGTGATGTTGTTGGATGGCCGGATCGAAGAAAACCCGCATTACTGGTTGCAAGCGCAGGAGCTTTTGGGAGGGACGAGTCCACTACTGATGGTTTTGAATGAAAAGGGAGATATCCGCCAAAATCCCGCTTTTGGAGAATGGCAATCGGAATACCCCAATTTCAAAGAGCATAAGCAGGTAAATCTGGGGACCGACATTCGTCAAATTGAAGCGCTCCAAACCTCTATCGAGTCCTATATCCGCGAGCTCCCCCATATCAAACACGGTCAAGTATGGCCCCAAGCTTGGGTAAAGGTTCGCGAAGCCTTGTACGGATATAAAGCACGAAAGAAATTCATTTCGCATGACCGATATGTAGAGATCTGTGAAAATCATGGGGTAACGAAAGTGAGTCACCAAGAGGTGCTATTGGCATTCCTACACGACCTCGGGAATGTCCTGCATTTCGATCAAGACAATCTCCGTGACAAAGTGTTTCTCGATATCCAATGGGTATTGGACTGCATCTATCGAGTATTGGACCACACGAAAAAGCAGCAACGGGCAGGCTATTTTACCAAGGCAGACTTGGCCGGAATTTGGGGCCAATCAGTTCGAAAGCAACATTTCGACATGATGCTCAACCTCATGGAGATCAGAGGCTTGGAGCTGTGCTTCCGCGTCAGTGGAAAAGACCAATTCATCGTCCCAGAATTGTTGCCAGCCGACCAGCCTAACAGTTATCAGTGGGAACCGGGAGAGCAGGAATTATCGCTCCGATACACCTATCAGTTCATGCCCAAAGGTATTGTTCCGAGGTTGATAGTCAAGTTGCATACCTTTTTGCTGGAGGAAGATCTGATTTGGAAGCGTGGGGCAGTATTTGCGAGGGAAAGCGCCATTGCCGAAGTCCGAGAAAATCAACGGGATCGCCATATCTATATCCGTGTCAAAGGCCAAAATTGTAAAGAACTCTTGACCATTCTTGTCCAACACTTAGATCAGATTCACAAAGATTTTCACTTTTCCGAGAAAATGTCAGTGGACAAGGAAATTCCCTGCAACTGCCAGAAGTGCAAGCAAAAAATCAATCCACAGTATTACTTCAGAAAGAAAGATCTCGACAGACGAATCGAACTAAAAAAGAGTACGATCGAGTGTAACCATAGCTGTGATTCCGTTACTGTCAAATCTCTCATCCACGAGACCTTTTATTTCGATAACACCTATCGATCCTTCGAGCGGCCAGACTCCCTCAATCAGATCAACTATATCCAACAACTCGTTAGTGATGGGAATTTGGATGAAGCTTTGATCCAATTGGAAAAAGCCAGCAAAGGAACCTCTGCCTCAACCGTTGCATCCCAACTGCGCGGACAATACGAAACCTTAAAAAAACAGGTCATCGTAGACACCCTGCCGTTTGAAGAAAGCACCAGAAGGGAAAACCAGATCCGCCAAAGCCTGCTCGACACCCTAACCGGCCTGTCTCAATCCCATCCGGATCGCATGGATCAGGAAGTTTACCCCAATCCGCCAATCCCTGATCCCCTGCAATCCCGTCGTCGTCCGCCTGCCTTGCCCGAAGATTATGTTCATTCATCGCCGCAGCCTCCCCAAAAAACGTCCGCTCCAAACGTAAATATCACCTACAATATCCGCGGCGACGTCCACAATCTCAGCGCCAACAACCAAGGAGACACCCACCAGTCCCAGACGCAGGTCAGTATTGAGATACAGATCCAGCAACAGGTTGCGCAGCTTCAAGAACTGGTGGATGTAGCCACGACTCAGCATCTCCTCAGTGAGGATGCTCAAGAGGAGCTTGGGGAGATTCTGGAAGAGATCAAAGATAGCCCGCAGCCCGATTCTGCCAAAGATACCAAACGATGGAAGCGTTGGCTGAATCGGGCCTTGAAAGCAGGCCACAAATTCATGGCGGATCGCCTCGCCAAAGGCCTGGACACAGGCATCTCGGAATCCCTGAAAAAGTGGCTCCAGGACGGAGGACTCCAACTTCTCGAAAAGTTCATTCAACAGTTGGGCTAA
- a CDS encoding glycoside hydrolase family 2 TIM barrel-domain containing protein yields MPSISSNNLTSCCTMMCSNDNAIFTSMGRLICLGALLCLMGMSAHAQTDPKSRSFWQDHTVFGIHKLDPHPSGFPYSNVQAAMNGRKEESPWFKSLDGLWNFHWLPNSQDIPPKFQLPDFQDQNWDQIPVPGNWEIYGYGHPIYLDEQYPFKTQWPDAPEADNPTGLYRKWVQIPDNWEGQRVFLHVGAVTSAMYVWVNGRFAGYSQGSKTPAEFDITKFLREGQNLIAFQIHRFSDASYIESQDMLRLSGIEREVYLYATPQVHLFDYHARASLINSYQHGQLILSMYVQNYEQMSQRGYRLKVEVLDDLNGFNTLFSEIKQVDMAASERMQVDVVALIPQVRTWTAETPNLYTILMTLIDPSGQPLEVVRQRVGFRNIEIQNRQLLVNGKPITIRGVNRHETHPETGHVITRETMIEDIRLMKLHNINAVRTSHYPNHPEWYDLCDEYGLYVVDEANIESHPLTHHDSTQIGDEPTWKEAHLDRIERMFERDKNHPSIIIWSLGNEAGTGSIFEEGYQWLKKHDPSRPVQYEPAELAFYTDIVCPMYPKPSALEQYGKSNADRPLIMIEYAHAMGNSVGNLQDYWDIIDAYPHLQGGFIWDWVDQSLAYTNEFGVRYWAYGHDYEPNLPTDGHFLNNGLVNPDREPHPHAAEVRKVYQPLKFRRISGHEFELENRYAFRTLDHLTLTWELAANGQEVAQGELPNLAVPAGIRQRFDLMMDSLLADSTQEYVLTFSAKLYQREGLLPVNTEIAWDQFVLQRPKLILPKADSLIAPLEVIESEASVVIRGRDFQWTFDAQRGKLVSWFAQGQSMILSGPEPNFWRAPTDNDLGNGMHEWAAPWKTAGPKAKLTLFRTQTEESATVEVQSQFVLGNDAGTWSTTYTCYPDGSMEVSGTLTPGDSAMPNLPRLGMHWRLPYETEFMEWYGRGPQETYWDRKTAGRIGMYRGSIWDQLHAYTRPQETGNKTDVRWMTLWNRPSPNKSTLGLKVSAPNFVQASAWQVTMEDLDYVPAEGGSASASGLVPLGAKHGADLMRRPYTLWNIDLLQMGVGGDNSWGRPVHPEYQIPYGGYSYSYRVEVVER; encoded by the coding sequence ATGCCCAGTATCTCCTCGAACAACTTGACCTCGTGCTGCACCATGATGTGTTCAAACGATAACGCTATTTTCACCTCGATGGGCCGCCTGATCTGCTTGGGCGCGCTGCTGTGCTTGATGGGAATGTCTGCCCACGCACAAACTGATCCGAAATCTCGGTCTTTTTGGCAGGACCATACAGTGTTTGGCATTCACAAGCTGGACCCGCATCCGTCTGGATTTCCCTACAGCAATGTACAAGCCGCGATGAATGGCCGTAAGGAGGAATCTCCTTGGTTCAAATCACTGGATGGTTTGTGGAATTTTCATTGGCTTCCGAACTCGCAGGACATTCCCCCAAAATTTCAATTGCCCGATTTTCAGGATCAAAATTGGGATCAGATTCCCGTACCCGGCAATTGGGAAATCTACGGCTACGGCCATCCCATTTACCTCGATGAACAATACCCCTTCAAGACCCAATGGCCGGATGCGCCTGAAGCTGACAATCCCACGGGACTCTATCGGAAATGGGTGCAGATTCCTGACAACTGGGAGGGCCAGCGGGTATTTTTGCATGTGGGCGCGGTGACTTCGGCGATGTATGTATGGGTGAATGGGCGTTTTGCGGGATATTCGCAAGGCTCCAAAACCCCCGCTGAATTCGACATCACGAAATTCCTCCGAGAAGGACAAAACCTGATTGCGTTTCAAATTCACCGATTCAGTGATGCGAGCTACATCGAAAGTCAGGATATGCTCAGACTCAGTGGAATCGAACGCGAAGTCTACCTCTATGCAACCCCTCAGGTGCATTTGTTTGATTATCACGCGCGGGCCAGCCTGATCAATTCCTACCAACACGGGCAATTGATCTTGTCGATGTATGTGCAGAATTACGAGCAAATGTCCCAGCGCGGCTATCGCCTCAAGGTGGAGGTGCTCGACGATCTCAATGGTTTCAACACCCTCTTCTCCGAAATCAAACAGGTCGACATGGCGGCTTCCGAACGGATGCAGGTGGATGTGGTGGCGCTCATTCCGCAAGTCCGTACATGGACCGCCGAAACCCCCAACCTCTACACCATTCTCATGACGCTCATCGATCCTTCCGGACAACCGCTGGAGGTCGTGAGACAGCGCGTAGGATTCCGAAATATCGAAATCCAGAATCGCCAGCTCCTCGTCAATGGCAAGCCTATCACCATCCGAGGCGTCAATCGCCATGAGACACATCCAGAAACCGGACATGTCATCACCCGCGAGACGATGATCGAGGACATTCGCTTGATGAAGCTCCACAACATCAATGCGGTCCGGACCAGCCACTATCCCAATCATCCCGAATGGTATGACCTCTGCGACGAATACGGTCTGTACGTGGTGGACGAAGCCAATATCGAATCGCATCCACTCACGCATCACGATTCCACCCAGATCGGCGATGAACCGACTTGGAAGGAAGCGCATCTGGATCGGATCGAACGCATGTTTGAGCGGGACAAGAACCATCCCTCCATCATCATCTGGTCGCTGGGCAATGAAGCGGGTACCGGATCGATTTTCGAGGAAGGGTACCAATGGCTCAAAAAGCATGATCCCAGCCGCCCCGTTCAATATGAACCTGCGGAATTGGCGTTTTACACGGACATTGTCTGTCCGATGTATCCCAAGCCATCCGCGTTGGAGCAATACGGCAAGAGCAATGCGGACCGCCCCTTGATCATGATCGAGTACGCGCACGCGATGGGAAATTCGGTGGGAAACCTGCAGGATTATTGGGACATCATCGATGCCTATCCGCATTTGCAAGGGGGATTCATCTGGGATTGGGTGGATCAATCGCTCGCCTACACCAATGAATTTGGGGTACGCTATTGGGCCTATGGACACGATTATGAACCCAATCTCCCAACTGATGGTCATTTCCTCAACAACGGCCTCGTCAATCCCGACCGCGAACCTCATCCCCATGCCGCGGAAGTTCGGAAGGTGTATCAGCCGTTGAAATTTCGACGAATCAGCGGGCATGAGTTCGAGCTGGAAAACCGTTACGCCTTCCGCACCCTGGATCACTTGACGTTGACGTGGGAGCTGGCTGCGAATGGTCAGGAAGTCGCTCAGGGAGAACTGCCCAATCTGGCTGTTCCAGCGGGCATTCGTCAGCGATTTGATCTGATGATGGATTCTCTGCTGGCAGACTCCACCCAAGAGTATGTGCTGACCTTTTCTGCCAAACTCTATCAGCGAGAAGGGCTCCTCCCCGTGAATACCGAAATCGCGTGGGATCAATTTGTCCTACAGCGCCCCAAATTGATTCTCCCCAAGGCTGATTCGCTAATCGCGCCTTTGGAGGTCATCGAATCTGAAGCCTCGGTGGTGATCCGCGGCAGAGATTTCCAGTGGACCTTCGATGCTCAGCGCGGGAAATTGGTGAGTTGGTTTGCGCAGGGGCAATCCATGATCTTGAGTGGCCCGGAGCCGAATTTCTGGCGCGCGCCCACCGACAACGATCTCGGCAACGGCATGCACGAATGGGCCGCCCCTTGGAAAACCGCTGGTCCAAAAGCGAAATTGACCCTCTTTCGCACTCAAACCGAAGAGTCCGCCACCGTGGAAGTGCAGAGTCAATTTGTCCTCGGCAATGACGCGGGCACTTGGTCCACGACCTACACCTGCTATCCAGACGGTTCTATGGAAGTCTCGGGAACGCTCACCCCGGGGGATTCGGCCATGCCCAATCTGCCGCGATTGGGGATGCACTGGCGCCTCCCCTACGAAACGGAATTCATGGAATGGTATGGACGCGGGCCACAGGAGACCTATTGGGACCGCAAAACGGCCGGGCGCATCGGTATGTACCGAGGCAGTATTTGGGATCAGCTCCATGCCTACACTCGCCCGCAAGAGACTGGCAACAAGACCGATGTGCGATGGATGACCCTTTGGAATCGTCCCTCCCCAAATAAATCCACACTCGGCCTAAAAGTCAGCGCCCCCAACTTTGTCCAAGCTTCCGCGTGGCAAGTTACGATGGAGGACCTCGACTATGTGCCCGCCGAGGGAGGTTCCGCCTCCGCTTCTGGACTCGTCCCGCTCGGCGCCAAGCACGGAGCCGATCTTATGCGCCGGCCCTACACCCTCTGGAACATCGACCTCCTCCAAATGGGCGTCGGCGGCGACAACTCCTGGGGAAGGCCCGTACATCCGGAATATCAGATTCCCTACGGGGGATATTCCTACAGCTACCGAGTAGAGGTAGTGGAACGCTGA
- a CDS encoding carbon-nitrogen hydrolase family protein, with amino-acid sequence MKLALAELPCLPGQLEANRALHLTAIETAAEHGADLVCFPELSLTGYAPRLAENLSMSKYDPFLAPFHEACERLGIYAGVGVPWRGPELPWIMNFVFGPNAHLTIYGKEFLHNDEVPYFSPGAGGPILEIAGKRIALAICYEISVEAHAAHAFAQDIDLYLASVAKTDSGMNASTVRMGNLAQQHQTYTALVNSIGVSEDFESAGRSGAWNPAGEAMQLETAMDGQLKLMEF; translated from the coding sequence ATGAAGCTTGCCCTTGCAGAATTGCCATGCCTGCCCGGTCAATTGGAGGCCAATCGGGCGCTCCACCTGACTGCCATTGAAACTGCCGCCGAGCATGGCGCCGACTTGGTGTGCTTTCCCGAGCTATCGCTGACGGGATATGCCCCGAGGCTCGCGGAGAATCTGAGCATGTCAAAGTACGATCCGTTTTTGGCTCCTTTCCATGAAGCTTGTGAGCGTCTGGGAATATATGCGGGAGTGGGAGTGCCTTGGAGGGGGCCGGAACTACCGTGGATCATGAACTTTGTGTTCGGCCCGAATGCGCATTTGACCATCTACGGCAAGGAATTTCTCCATAACGATGAAGTCCCCTACTTCAGTCCCGGGGCGGGCGGCCCGATCTTGGAAATAGCCGGAAAGCGCATCGCCTTGGCCATCTGCTACGAAATCTCCGTGGAAGCCCATGCCGCCCATGCATTTGCCCAAGACATCGACCTCTATCTCGCCAGCGTCGCCAAAACCGATTCGGGCATGAACGCCTCCACTGTCCGGATGGGCAATTTGGCCCAGCAACACCAGACATACACAGCGCTTGTCAACAGCATCGGCGTGAGTGAGGACTTCGAATCGGCGGGGAGATCCGGTGCGTGGAATCCTGCCGGAGAAGCCATGCAGCTAGAAACGGCGATGGATGGACAATTGAAGCTGATGGAGTTTTAG